The DNA segment TGTCGGCCGACGAGATTGAGCGCGAGTTCCACGACCAAGTAATTGACGAGACGGCCAAGACTTTCAAGGATTTGGACATTGAGCCCACCGACATCAGCAAGTGGACTTACCATTATCTGGTAcgttttattttttattttcccTTTTTGCTTTGTTTGCATCGACTAACCCCCTTCCAGCAAGGTTTCCGTTCCTCAACATTCTACGACCTGCCGCCTGCCActgaaaaggagaagaaggaggagagaaagTATCTCCACGTTTTGGATGAGTAAATTGTTGTCAGGGGCCTGGGGTGGAGAGCACGGGACACCACGTAGAGTGTACATACCTATATAACTAGAAATTTCCTTGGGTTGTGTGGGTTCAAAAGacaagacgaagaagagaaccgtcgttgttgttgttgttgttgttcaatTTTGATGCCAAGTAGTTGCAGTTGAAAGAGGCTGTTGCAACCCTCAAAACTGGGCTCTGGACTTGCCAAAAAATGCAAGATTTCCACAGATGGGTCCAAATTTTTGCTGCAGACTTTCACTTTCAACCGAACAGCCCCATACAGTCACCTTTTTGCTTCACTAACACTTCACAACCAAAACTCACCCGAAAATGGCCGGCCAagatagtgatgatgagatgtgaGTCTGTTTGTGAGAAACAGTTGAATGTGAAACTAATATTATCACAGTgttctctcctcctccgccctcgaTGCACTGAAGGAGTTCTACGCCGAGCGCGATGCCCGGCAGGAGCAGTTCGCCAAGCTTCAGGCCAAAGCCGAAGAGCAGCATGAtttgcagcagcagaagctgTCGATGGAGGCGTTTGGGGAGGACTGGAACGAGTCTCAGTTTTGGGTCAGCATAGCTTCCTCTCAATGATGGTCAGAAATAAATGCTAACATTGTGAGAAAACAGTACTCGGACGAAACAGCAAACTTCCTCGCCAAACAGCTCCTGCTCAACGCAACACCAGACATGACGATTGGTGTCGTTTCTGCTCCTAGTGTTTTTGTAGCTTTGAAGAATATCTTGGTATGCTCTCTCTATTCCGTCTCTCCTTTCTTGCAAGATCACTAACAAAAGGAAAATTAGAATGCTGCCAGCCCAGAAGAGCCCAAACCAaagctcatcctcctcgaacACGACAACCGCTTCGCCGTCTTTCCCGAGTTTTCCTTTTACGATTTCGCCCAGCCGACTAAACTCCCTGGTAcgttccccttccccctccccctttttccctAACTAACACCCCTTAGCGCACCTAAAATCCTCCTGCGACCGCATCATCTGcgacccccccttcctctccgaAGACTGCCAAACCAAAGCCGCCATCACCGTCAACTGGCTCTTCAAGCCCACCGCCGCTGACGACAAAAAGCTCATCGTCTGCACCGGCGAGAGGATGAAACCCCTCGTCACCCGGCTCTACAAGTCCGTCGGTCTTAGAACCACAGACTACGACCCTGTGCATGCCAGGGGGCTAAGTAACGAGTTTTACTGCTATGCTAATTTTGAGAGTTTGGGGTGGAAGTGGAGGGAGGAAAAGTAAATTCCCTACCTACTTTGTAGATATAGGTAGCATGGCTTCATGACAGACAACCTTTCCGCATGTCTGGTAATGGTGCTTCAAAAGTGCGCTCAATGAACCACACCAAATCTATTACCCCTTTCCCAACCAGTATTTCATATCAATGAATGCTTTTTATACAGTGCAAGAAGTGGTATTTACAAATGCCGCTCCTTCCTTCATTGGAAGAGATCCCCGTACATCCATCCAAAAACCAAATAAAACCACAACAATCCATTTTCGCTGGTCTCTTTCGCTTTCGCGGAAGAACAACAAGATAAGAATAGCCAGCTAACAAAAAAACCAACTATCACTTCAACTCGGCGGCTCAAAAGGTCCGGCCCCGTTCCGTTGGACGATATGGAGACAGTCCAACCAGCTCTGCCTAAGAAACCCAGCAAGGTTCCTACGTCAATGACCTGACAATATAAAACAAGAGGTAGGCTTTTGCGTTGAGCACGTCCGACTTCTGGGCAACTTCCACCTTGTGGTCGTTGAAAGCGAACCACTTTCAGTCTTGTTAGCATTGCCATCTTCCAAAGTGAAAAGAAGGGACATACCTGATCACCAACCCGACAATACGACACATAATGCCCCGTATCAATCTCCCCCACGtgcaccaccacactcaaCAAATCATACGTGCATTGCCTCGCCAGTTCGTAGCTATCTTTTGTGTCCCCAGACCGGCCAACAGTCGTATAAGGCAGCATATTCAACTGCAGCGGGAACTGAACCGGGGTGTCGATCTTGGCTGCTCGCTCATGACGGCCTTGCTTGTACTCGAATCTCTATTCAAGTGTCAGTGGCCACTTTCACTTGCTCGCCAAAAAAGGAAGGAGGGAAACGTACCTTCAGCTGAATCGACAGCACATTCGGCAACCGCTTGATACTCGTCTGTCTCCTCGCCTGCTGCGTCGAATTACATCCATTACACCTATACTCGCACTTATCAAGCTTGACATACTCCTCATCCAAGCACTCTTGCAGCGTCATCGTCCCCTTGCCCCCCAGCAgcttcttccctccctttTTCTGCGTCAGATTCTCCAGCGGCAGACTCAAGTCCAGAAAGCTTTGTACTTGGTTCGTCACTCCCTGACAATTCTGGCACGTTGTCTGCGTTTGCAGTTTACCATAAAAAGTCTGGTGGATGATGCAGTTACAGCTGTGCTCACTCCCAATCTCTGGTTTCTTCCCGTCACCGTTCCTCTCGTGCAGCTCCTCGGCCAAGAACTGGAAAAACTCGTGCGCGTCTTGCTCCTTGGTCGTGACGAGATTTTCAAAGGCTTTCCGCTCCGAGATCCAGAATCCACTGAGGATATTGGCCGCCGTATAGCCATTGGTGTTTTCCACGGCGTAAAAGTCTTGAAACATGTCATCCATGGCGCAGGAAAGGCAGTGGGGGGTGTCGCAGCTCGAATGGCCGTCGCTCAGGTAGTAGTTtcggaggatggggttgtgaagGAACGACTGGAGAACGACGTTTTGGTAGCACGTGGCACCTGCGTTGTAGATGCCTCGGAGACCGTTGGCCTTGCAGGTTGCTGTcgtggtgttttgggagaTGTAGGCGGGGCTATCTTTGACAGGATCGGGCGAGAAGAGCTCGTCTTGCTTGCGTTTCCGTGCTGCAATAAAGATAAAGATTAGTTATAGCTAGActgacagacagacagaaaagagagGGCATACTGTTGGAGAATGTGCTTGTGCCAAGTTTCTTCAACCGAAGCTCTTCAAAGGTTGGGTCATAAACCATGTCGTCGCACATTTGGCAGTAAAGAGCGGCGCTTCTCGAGTCGACATAAAAACGGTGCGACTTCTTGTTTCCATGTTTTATTCGGTCTTCCTCAGTAACCGTTGATGGGCACTGAAGACAAAGATAGGTCGGTGTGAGAGTGGTGACAACTTGCTGAGtgtccaccaccttcaccgtcTGGGAGACGACCGGGGTCTGGTCGAATATTGTACGGAGAATCATCTTGTAATGATGGATCGATGTGTTGGTCGTCACTTGATCTTGGTTGAAGAGCTTCTGTAGGTGTTCTATCGAGGCACAGATGTTAGCAAACATCATGCAATAACACAGGGGACCGGAAGGACCTACCGCAACCGTACATGGGCTGGCCTTGCTGGGCTGCTTTGACTTTGTAGTTCTTGGGCGACGCCGGTGTGGCGGGCCTCGCGGATGACATCTTGAATAGTCCTGGAGTCTATAAGAAGTGATACACTTCAAGCTGGTGTGGCTGGCTCGGTCGAGGGAACCCCGCGATTGAatagggggggaggggacacTGGCGAGATCAAGATGCGCCAGTCACGGTTATCGTGCGGCTGTTGGAGTTACAGACTTTTTCAGTTTCCGCGTTGGATCTTTTGATGACTTTTCCTGCCTCAAAGTACCCAAGAAAACTTCTCGGCAAGGGGTGGTCCAGAGGGGTCACGTCGCGAAGTTGGGATAGCTTTCAGGGTGCTTGGCCGTGTAAGTCGAACTTGTCGACCGGGGCTGGAAATGGTCTTATTGACCGTGGCGCGCGGCGATCAAAGCTCAATGGCTTTCACAGGGATTCAGAGTCAAAATATCGGCTTTCACTCTTTGTTCCGGTGCAATTCGACCGGGTCAAGGGTTCCAAGAAAGCTTTAAACCACGAAAGTAAACAAaagatgttggctgctgggaTTGTGCCGATTCAGCGATCTCAGTTGCTTCCACGGCAAGGCAGGCGTCCAACGGCCACACGGCTGGCTGGAAATTGCTTATCGCTATCCGCCCGCAAGGCTTATCGATAAGCTGTGGACCCCTTCAGCTTTCCGGCGCTAAGGTGGGATGTCACTGGATGGCGACATGCCGCCAAgacagcatcaacatcagcctCGGCACAGCTGAGCTCTTCTCTTGCTTCTGGAACTCATCTTCCCATTCATATGTTTCGAGTGTATATAGGTGAATATAACAGTGTTAGTATGTCATCAACAAGGCTGAATGAGCTGACGAAACACATAACAACATAAAGTCAACTATAACGTTCAATGTTGTTCGTCATCTCATCTGGTATCAGAATCAAATTCCTCCATCCCAAATTTATTCAAGGTATCACCACTCCCGGCAGCTGAGTGAGACTCGAACAAAGCCCTGCAAGAAGCACCTCACATGTCCGTCCCCATGCCCGGGTAACTGTTACTTACTTTGCGTCTACCCAAAACCCGGACGTTGATCACCGAGACCACTTTACCCCGCAGCCGCCTTGCTTGATCCCCTAACCCCGCGTCGTTATCCCACTTATAAATCCCACCATCAAGCTCATACTACCTCAAAACCCAAAAGctggttttggtgttttggtaatgcgcctcctccccctatTCCTCCGCCGCCAATCTCacaaccttcaccaccttcaccaccaccacgacaaAACCCACATCCCCGAACCAAATCCCCTCTTCAAAATGGCACAActaccccccctcccagaaGTGACCCCCCTAGCCCCCTCCATAACCCGCATCCTAGCcggcaacccctccaaaTTCACCCTCCAAGGCACCAACACCTACCTCGTCGGCACCGGCCCAAACAGAATCCTAATCGACACCGGCGAGGGAAAACCAACTTGGATCACCGCCCTCAAATCCtgtctctcctcctcctcaggcgCCACAATATCAAAATGCATCATCACCCACTGGCATCACGACCACGTAGGCGGCATCCCcgacctcctctccgccttccCCAGCATCAAAATCTACAAGCACAGGCCAGACTACCACAACCCGACCAACATACCCTTTTTGGACATTTCCGACGGGCAAGAGTttgaagtggaggagggaggaggaggggcgaggTTAAAAGCGGTTCACACCCCAGGCCATACAGAAGATCACATGGTGCTACAATactttcccccctcttcatctcAGCAAGAACAGCCCGGTCTTTTTACCGGGGATAATGTCCTCGGCCACGGGACCGCTGTGTTTGAAGACCTATCTGCTTATCTCACTTCTTTGGCAAAAATGAAGAGTTTGGTTGATGGGAAGGCTTACCCGGGTCATGGGCCGGTTATTGACCAGGGCAGGGAAAAGATTGAGGAATATATCCGGCACAGGCAGCAGAGAGAGGATCAGGTGGTCCAGCAACTGAGAGCCTACCCTGATGTCGCTGTTGCGGGGGGGCAGGAGGGGAGTGAGAAGGGGTGGacgttgatggggttggtgagggtgattTATAAGGATGTTCCTGAGGCGCTTCACGTACCGGctgctgggggggtggtgcagATTTTGAAGAAGCTtgagcgggaggggagggtgagggtgttggaagaGAGGGGTGGTAGTGAGGAGGATaggtgggtgttggtgggacGGCAGGGGGTAACAGGCTCGGGCCGGGGATCTGCGCTGTGAGTGAGGCCGGGTGAGCCGGGTGGGTGGGTTCCATGGTTTTGGGAACCGTTCTGTCGGGTTTGAAAGGAAAGTGCGAGAGAGGGAGGTTAATGAAGTGATGAGGTCATGAtggtgaaggtgatggcTTGGCGCTTGGGAAAGAGTGTGGTGTTGGACTCAGCCTTGTAGCGTTCTAGCATGTTTCCTTTCTGGAGGGAAAGACTGTGGAGGATATCATTATTACAGCAGTGAGTGGGTTACTGTTGTTAGAGATTTGCTGAAGATCCAACGTCTCAACGACTATCAGATACTCTTAGGTAGCGCCTGGCGTTTTGCCTCGCTCGAATTCTCATGTTCTTCATGCACATCTTGATGGTATACCAAGACATCTATGTAGAGATGGTCAGCAGCAGAGGCTAGAATGATCACCCAGTACGAACATCTACATGGTACAAAAGAGTACCTCGCCAAGTTTGCTTGGGTTGTGTTTGTATAAATGCGATCTCGATTCGGCACTCGGGAAGTTCGGAGTCCGCGGTCTTCAGTGTTAGTATCAAGTCATCAGGAGGTCAAAATTTGCGAGTTTTTTGTCATTTTTTTGGGCCAGTTATCGCTCACATTTCTCCACAGTTGCCTGGTAGCCCAACATGTACGGTAGCTGGACAAGTGCTGACATGAGGACTACCAACAAACAGTGATGTTCGCATGTGGTTGCTTGACCCTGTTGGTTCTGCGATAGTCCGGCGTATTAAGAGCTGCACAAATCTTTCTGTCGGTATCTCTGGCTGCCGACGCCGGGAACGGTGTGAATGATTTTTTTGGTGGACGAATCGGAGTTTATAGCAGTCGAGGTCGACGATGACGGATAGCGCAAAAAGAAGTGAAAGACGCTGCCGGGATATTCCCCGTCGAGTCATCCGGAACCCTGCATTCTGCAAAAGATCgagacagcaccaccacagaGTTTTGACGGATTTCCAATCATGTCGTTGGGTAGAAATGAGCTGAATTGATAGCTCGATATGATAGTTCTCTTTGCTGATCTGATCTTGCATTTCCCATCCCATGAAAAGGGGCAACTTTCTGGGGGATAGCCTCTGTTCTGTTTGCGTATCAAAAGGCCAGCCACCAGGGAGGGACAGTTGGTCGGGCTCTTGTCTCGAGTCCGAGCCCGCGAACTGATATCGTGGTCTCCTTGAGCAGATCGTCGATCTGGATGAGGCCGTCACGGCTTTTATGCGCCGAGACTCGGTAGAGCGGCCCCGAGGGTGGTATCGGGCGCAAAAAAAACGTGAGCGGGAGTTGGCGTTGTCAGTTTCTGTTTCTCATCATGTGGGGCAGATCCTGGATGGACAAATGTGGAGTAAAGCCGATGGCTGGCGATGGAGGGGTTCAAGGGCTTCATGGAGGGTGAAGAGCGTCCCGGTTTGTCCCTATATGGCCTTTGGTAATACCTGTGGCCTGTAAACTTTTCATTGAATACAGCCTCATATAACTTTCCGCTGGACGAAAAGAAGTTGCGCAACTTATATGATATCTGTCTGGTGAAAGAATTACACTGTGGTGTAAGctgtgggttgggtgaggTGAACCGCCAAGTGCCAACGGTTAAGACCCCGCTTGAAAACTGATTCATCAGCCTTGTAAGCTGAGTATTAACTCCGGTCTCACGACCAACGAGCTAGGGAGATATCGGCAACATATTGTACCGTCATCAAACCCTGGACGAATGAAAAGAAATATTCGCGCTCTTTCGTATCTGTAGCCAAGTGAAAAGCCACCAAGTTAGGTATCAGAACCGACCACATGCCACAGCTGTGACACCCAAGACTAACACcatctcccttcccccaagGCTGACTCAAAGAATCGCACGAGGGCCTGCCACCTGATTGGATAGTGTTCATGATGCGGTGACATGGTCGGGGGCGtctgatgaagatgactCCCCACACAGTGCAGCGTCACTGTGGACccttcatcgacaacctTCCACGACGTCCAGCCCTAGAAAGGCACGAGAAGGCTCGGATGTACCGGAGTTGATGAGTACAAGCCGTGGAAGTGACATATGGAAGCCGCTTCGCTGCAAAGACCGAGCACGAGTAGAATCGAGGAGAACACTTGCCCATCTTGGCCCCAAGAAAGAGGTTGGAATTACAAATCACCATGTCCTTGTATACCGGATCAGGGAAAGAGTTATGATGGGTCCTTTCTACCTCTGTATGAAGCTTGCAATGTTTGGAGCTTCCTTTATAAGGTCTCTCAGGCCACAACCTGCCCACACCCTCTAGTTGCGGAACGGTCTGTTCCCCAGATCAAACCACACCAGTCTTTGTCCTTCATCTGATCCGATACCTTGGGTCTGGATTCATTGGGTCGAATTTGA comes from the Podospora pseudocomata strain CBS 415.72m chromosome 5, whole genome shotgun sequence genome and includes:
- the EFM5_2 gene encoding Protein-lysine N-methyltransferase efm5 (EggNog:ENOG503NWCT; COG:J), with protein sequence MAGQDSDDEIVLSSSALDALKEFYAERDARQEQFAKLQAKAEEQHDLQQQKLSMEAFGEDWNESQFWYSDETANFLAKQLLLNATPDMTIGVVSAPSVFVALKNILNAASPEEPKPKLILLEHDNRFAVFPEFSFYDFAQPTKLPAHLKSSCDRIICDPPFLSEDCQTKAAITVNWLFKPTAADDKKLIVCTGERMKPLVTRLYKSVGLRTTDYDPVHARGLSNEFYCYANFESLGWKWREEK
- a CDS encoding hypothetical protein (COG:O; EggNog:ENOG503NWIY; BUSCO:EOG09261I8J; MEROPS:MER0001877): MSSARPATPASPKNYKVKAAQQGQPMYGCEHLQKLFNQDQVTTNTSIHHYKMILRTIFDQTPVVSQTVKVVDTQQVVTTLTPTYLCLQCPSTVTEEDRIKHGNKKSHRFYVDSRSAALYCQMCDDMVYDPTFEELRLKKLGTSTFSNTRKRKQDELFSPDPVKDSPAYISQNTTTATCKANGLRGIYNAGATCYQNVVLQSFLHNPILRNYYLSDGHSSCDTPHCLSCAMDDMFQDFYAVENTNGYTAANILSGFWISERKAFENLVTTKEQDAHEFFQFLAEELHERNGDGKKPEIGSEHSCNCIIHQTFYGKLQTQTTCQNCQGVTNQVQSFLDLSLPLENLTQKKGGKKLLGGKGTMTLQECLDEEYVKLDKCEYRCNGCNSTQQARRQTSIKRLPNVLSIQLKRFEYKQGRHERAAKIDTPVQFPLQLNMLPYTTVGRSGDTKDSYELARQCTYDLLSVVVHVGEIDTGHYVSYCRVGDQWFAFNDHKVEVAQKSDVLNAKAYLLFYIVRSLT
- a CDS encoding hypothetical protein (EggNog:ENOG503P10J; COG:S), whose amino-acid sequence is MRLLPLFLRRQSHNLHHLHHHHDKTHIPEPNPLFKMAQLPPLPEVTPLAPSITRILAGNPSKFTLQGTNTYLVGTGPNRILIDTGEGKPTWITALKSCLSSSSGATISKCIITHWHHDHVGGIPDLLSAFPSIKIYKHRPDYHNPTNIPFLDISDGQEFEVEEGGGGARLKAVHTPGHTEDHMVLQYFPPSSSQQEQPGLFTGDNVLGHGTAVFEDLSAYLTSLAKMKSLVDGKAYPGHGPVIDQGREKIEEYIRHRQQREDQVVQQLRAYPDVAVAGGQEGSEKGWTLMGLVRVIYKDVPEALHVPAAGGVVQILKKLEREGRVRVLEERGGSEEDRWVLVGRQGVTGSGRGSAL